A genomic region of Seriola aureovittata isolate HTS-2021-v1 ecotype China chromosome 21, ASM2101889v1, whole genome shotgun sequence contains the following coding sequences:
- the kcnj12a gene encoding ATP-sensitive inward rectifier potassium channel 12, producing the protein MSVGRINRYSIVSSEEEGLRLTTMHGMNGFGNGKIHTRRKCRNRFVKKNGQCNVQFANMDDKSQRYMADIFTTCVDIRWRWMLVVFTLVFVLSWLAFGLAFWVIALLHGDLDNPAGDDNFTPCVLQVNGFVAAFLFSIETQSTIGYGYRCVTEECPVAVFMVVFQSIVGCIIDCFMIGAIMAKMARPKKRAQTLLFSHNAVIAMRDGKLCLMWRVGNLRKSHIVEAHVRAQLIKPRITDEGEYIPLDQIDINVGFDKGLDRIFLVSPITILHEIDEESPLFGISKQDLETADFEIVVILEGMVEATAMTTQARSSYLASEILWGHRFEPVLFEEKNLYKVDYSHFHKTYEVPSTPRCSAKDMVENKFLVPSSNSFCYENELAFLNRDDEEEDVGGGSRALANLSPDRNSRHEFERLQATRALDQRSYRRESEI; encoded by the coding sequence ATGAGTGTGGGAAGGATCAATCGCTACAGCATTGTGTCATCAGAGGAAGAGGGTCTCCGCCTCACTACCATGCATGGCATGAACGGCTTTGGCAATGGCAAGATCCACACACGCCGCAAGTGCCGCAACCGCTTCGTCAAAAAGAATGGCCAGTGCAATGTGCAGTTTGCCAATATGGACGACAAGTCACAACGCTACATGGCTGATATCTTCACCACATGTGTTGATATTCGCTGGCGATGGATGCTGGTAGTCTTCACACTTGTGTTTGTTCTCTCCTGGCTGGCCTTCGGCTTAGCCTTTTGGGTCATTGCTTTGCTGCATGGCGATCTGGATAACCCAGCCGGAGATGACAACTTCACTCCATGTGTCCTACAAGTCAATGGATTCGTGGCTGCCTTTCTATTCTCCATTGAAACACAGTCTACCATAGGTTATGGCTACCGCTGTGTGACTGAGGAGTGCCCAGTGGCTGTCTTTATGGTGGTCTTCCAGTCCATAGTGGGCTGCATCATTGACTGTTTCATGATTGGCGCCATCATGGCCAAGATGGCGAGGCCTAAGAAGCGAGCGCAAACACTGTTGTTTAGCCACAATGCGGTAATTGCCATGCGGGATGGAAAGCTGTGCCTCATGTGGAGGGTAGGGAATCTTCGCAAGAGCCACATTGTTGAGGCGCATGTCAGGGCACAGCTCATCAAACCTCGGATCACAGATGAGGGGGAATATATTCCTCTAGACCAGATAGACATTAATGTGGGCTTTGATAAAGGCTTGGACAGGATTTTCTTGGTTTCACCCATCACTATTCTTCATGAGATAGATGAGGAGAGCCCCCTTTTTGGGATCAGCAAACAGGACTTGGAGACAGCAGACTTTGAGATTGTCGTCATCTTGGAGGGGATGGTTGAAGCAACCGCCATGACCACGCAAGCTCGCAGCTCCTACTTGGCCTCTGAGATCCTTTGGGGTCACCGGTTCGAGCCAGTCTTGTTTGAGGAGAAGAACCTGTACAAGGTGGATTACTCTCACTTTCACAAAACCTACGAGGTGCCGTCCACCCCCCGCTGCAGTGCCAAGGACATGGTGGAGAACAAGTTCCTAGTCCCCAGCTCTAACTCCTTCTGTTACGAAAATGAGCTGGCCTTCCTAAACCgcgatgatgaggaggaggatgtagGTGGTGGGAGCAGGGCACTGGCGAACCTCAGTCCAGACCGGAACAGCCGACATGAGTTTGAACGCTTACAAGCCACCAGGGCACTGGATCAAAGGTCATATCGTAGAGAGTCGGAAATATGA